Proteins from a single region of Bradyrhizobium diazoefficiens:
- the dctA gene encoding C4-dicarboxylate transporter DctA: protein MTLQVLVAISLGILVGWLYPDLGKQLKPLADVFLRMIKMVIGPIVFLTVVTGISGIGDMKKVGRLGLRTIAYFEIVTTLALAVGLIVINIVKPGAGLTPPVAAGAQQSAAHIIAQTKQHSIVDSIVNIVPDNIVDAFAKLDVLQILFFAILFGAALIAVGEKGKPVEELLERISSILFGIIRLVIKFAPIGAFGAIAFAVATFGVGSLSSLVKLIASVYLTLVLFVVVVLGLIARSYNFSIFKFLLFIKDELVIVFATCNSEVVMPRLMEKLMAFGCSRPVVGLVVPTGYSMNQDGSAIYISMGAIFIAQVYGIDLSLWQQLGLLAFMMFTSKGVGGVSGAGFVILAATLTASGLIPAEGLALLLGVDRFMSEARAIGNTIGNAVATVVIAKSSGEFDEQKAIQQYRDHFDDPAIGRL, encoded by the coding sequence TTGACCCTCCAGGTGCTGGTCGCGATAAGCCTAGGCATTCTCGTCGGCTGGCTCTATCCCGATCTCGGAAAGCAACTGAAGCCGCTTGCCGACGTCTTTCTGCGAATGATCAAAATGGTCATTGGGCCGATCGTTTTCCTGACGGTCGTTACCGGAATTTCCGGCATCGGCGACATGAAAAAGGTCGGCCGGCTTGGGCTTAGAACGATCGCGTACTTCGAAATCGTGACGACCCTCGCGCTCGCGGTAGGGCTGATCGTCATCAATATCGTAAAGCCCGGAGCAGGTTTAACGCCGCCGGTCGCGGCGGGTGCGCAACAATCGGCGGCGCATATCATTGCCCAGACCAAGCAGCATTCGATCGTTGATTCCATTGTCAACATCGTGCCGGACAACATCGTCGACGCATTTGCAAAACTGGATGTGCTCCAAATCCTGTTTTTTGCAATTCTGTTCGGCGCCGCGCTCATTGCTGTTGGAGAAAAAGGCAAACCCGTCGAGGAGCTTCTCGAGCGTATTTCGTCGATCCTGTTCGGGATCATCCGATTGGTCATCAAATTCGCGCCGATTGGCGCCTTCGGCGCCATCGCGTTTGCGGTTGCGACGTTCGGAGTTGGCTCGCTTTCGTCGTTGGTGAAACTGATTGCCTCGGTCTATCTGACGCTCGTGCTCTTTGTCGTGGTGGTGCTGGGGCTGATCGCCCGCAGCTACAATTTCAGTATCTTCAAATTTCTGCTTTTTATTAAAGACGAACTGGTCATCGTGTTCGCCACGTGCAATTCCGAGGTTGTGATGCCCCGGCTGATGGAAAAGCTGATGGCCTTTGGGTGCTCGCGGCCGGTCGTTGGGCTGGTTGTCCCGACCGGCTATTCGATGAACCAGGACGGGAGCGCCATCTATATATCGATGGGTGCAATCTTCATTGCGCAAGTTTACGGAATTGATCTGTCGCTTTGGCAACAACTCGGCCTCCTTGCATTCATGATGTTCACCTCAAAGGGAGTGGGAGGGGTCTCTGGTGCCGGTTTCGTCATTCTCGCCGCGACCCTTACGGCGAGCGGGCTAATTCCTGCCGAGGGGCTCGCATTGTTGCTGGGTGTCGATCGCTTCATGTCCGAAGCGCGTGCGATCGGGAATACTATCGGCAATGCCGTGGCGACCGTTGTGATTGCAAAGTCCTCTGGCGAATTCGATGAGCAGAAAGCCATCCAGCAATATCGCGATCATTTTGACGATCCAGCGATTGGTCGTCTCTAG
- a CDS encoding amidohydrolase — MADTVLLHGKVLTVDKSDSVAEAIAIRMNRIIAVGSDRDVAKYKCAEGRIVDLGGRTVIPGMTDAHIHAIRGGQSYNFEVHWNNVATLATGLEILTNEAAKRPGGQWLVVGGGWHPDQFREKRAPNSADLTKAVPGHPVIVQFQYDWAVLNRIGIEALELSGPSPKLPPGVTIERDGSGQPTGALKGGIGPFSALLAQISKIDNKQRKASLLEFLKLLSSYGVTGIVDAAGGGSGAEVYDPVFALRRENRLPVRVAFRISAQSPQNEPDWYRQTLAYTPPGFGDEMLHFAGLGEIVVFGMNDGTRLDPGFAPSAEAEKRFFDVASWAAQRGYLLEIHAYTDDAANHILDVLEKVVEKHPIAGLRWNIAHISTGTARTFARMKALGLAYNVQQNLYFEAPQLRQIVGDAKAKLGPPARLAWDAGLIVAGGTDATRVSPFNTMLALRFQIDGHAVADSVERDPSLALTREQALRMYTLNSAWLVRDDDKRGSLEVGKLADLAVLDGDLMRVPTDEIGNIRSVLTIMDGRIVYAAGPYASLAR, encoded by the coding sequence TTGGCGGACACCGTATTGCTGCACGGGAAGGTTTTAACAGTCGATAAGAGCGACAGCGTTGCTGAGGCTATCGCTATTCGGATGAATCGCATCATCGCGGTCGGCAGCGACCGCGATGTCGCCAAATACAAATGCGCCGAAGGAAGGATAGTCGATCTCGGGGGCCGAACTGTTATCCCTGGCATGACGGACGCGCATATTCATGCAATTCGCGGCGGTCAGAGCTACAATTTCGAGGTGCATTGGAATAACGTTGCAACGCTTGCAACTGGTCTCGAAATTCTGACCAATGAAGCCGCCAAACGTCCTGGAGGGCAGTGGCTCGTCGTCGGTGGCGGCTGGCACCCGGATCAGTTTCGGGAGAAGCGCGCACCAAACTCCGCCGACCTCACCAAAGCGGTCCCTGGACATCCTGTGATCGTTCAATTCCAATATGATTGGGCAGTCTTGAACAGGATTGGTATTGAGGCATTAGAACTCTCCGGACCATCGCCGAAACTGCCTCCTGGCGTGACCATTGAGCGGGACGGATCTGGTCAGCCTACGGGCGCACTCAAGGGTGGAATCGGACCCTTTTCCGCTCTGTTGGCGCAGATTTCTAAGATCGACAACAAACAACGCAAGGCGTCACTGCTGGAATTCCTTAAACTCCTCAGCAGTTACGGTGTAACCGGCATCGTCGATGCCGCAGGTGGAGGCTCGGGCGCGGAGGTTTATGACCCGGTGTTCGCGCTGCGGCGAGAAAATCGCCTGCCGGTCCGGGTCGCTTTCCGAATATCTGCTCAATCACCGCAGAATGAGCCGGACTGGTACCGTCAGACTCTGGCCTATACCCCGCCAGGGTTTGGGGATGAGATGCTACATTTCGCGGGCTTGGGCGAAATCGTGGTCTTCGGAATGAACGACGGCACCCGGTTGGATCCTGGCTTCGCGCCTTCGGCAGAAGCGGAAAAGCGCTTCTTCGACGTCGCGAGTTGGGCCGCGCAGCGCGGATACTTGCTCGAGATACACGCCTATACCGATGATGCCGCCAACCACATTCTCGATGTCCTCGAAAAAGTGGTGGAGAAGCATCCGATCGCCGGCTTGCGCTGGAACATCGCCCACATTTCGACAGGGACCGCGCGCACCTTCGCGCGGATGAAGGCGCTGGGGCTGGCCTACAATGTTCAGCAGAATCTTTACTTCGAGGCGCCGCAACTGCGGCAGATTGTTGGGGATGCCAAGGCAAAATTGGGTCCACCCGCAAGGCTCGCGTGGGATGCCGGCCTCATCGTTGCAGGCGGTACCGATGCCACGCGCGTATCGCCTTTCAACACAATGCTGGCGCTTCGTTTTCAAATCGACGGGCATGCCGTGGCGGACTCGGTTGAACGAGACCCCAGCCTCGCACTCACCAGGGAGCAAGCGTTGCGCATGTACACTTTGAACTCGGCATGGCTGGTACGCGACGACGACAAGCGCGGCTCGCTTGAAGTTGGCAAGCTCGCGGACCTCGCAGTGCTTGATGGCGATCTAATGCGCGTTCCTACCGATGAAATCGGTAACATACGATCGGTCCTTACCATCATGGATGGCAGGATAGTGTACGCGGCTGGGCCGTATGCGTCGTTGGCTCGCTGA
- a CDS encoding molybdopterin cofactor-binding domain-containing protein: MTRRMALDHIALSRRTVMIGAAGLTFGFVGHNRSPSIVSLASAASPVEMNPWVTIAQDGMISIMSPSAEMGQGSKTSLPLILAEELDADWKDVRIVAAPPSDVLYGNPGFLGMMYTAGSTAVAGYYTQLRQFGAQVRRVLLDNVAQRWNVPVHELTTGPSVVIHQKTGRSLSYGDVAKFAVVPSAAPKIIPDDLKQPDRFRLIGKDVMRFELPSKIDGSARYSIDVQVAGMLYGTLLCPALPDSRPETIKDTAARGIPGVIGVYNLPIGVGVVAETSWAAFAAKDVLEVTWTKSARAPSFDSEAALNNYAAVARGDVVQKATLWDTVGEGADGIKAAATVLKGEFRCDYAYHAQMEPLNAVAAVSADGKSVEIWCGTQSQTMAVTTAATALGIEKENVKFNETLLGGGFGRRGPRDQDFLLGALFLSKQVKRPVKVLWTREDDIRNGRFRPMSAHHIEAGFDASSKLMSWHHRVATDNVGVFQDPVRYFGPWKERDIISLSGTELPTYAIRNRLAEHFAMHSGVRVSALRGIGFTANKFATEAFIDEAARKHAVDPLEFRRELTKDAPRARAVIETVGKMSGWGQKRSNNALGIAYIDYAGTQIAGVGEVSLDRATGVIKLMKFWVAIDPGVAVQPNNIVAQIEGSVIYGMGLALSERITIKDGEIEQSNFYDYTVMRMRDMPDIQIKILSTQNKPTGVGQMATPLVAPAISNAIAELTGVRLRHTPMLPERVLASLKGNDGN, from the coding sequence ATGACCCGTCGAATGGCGCTGGACCATATCGCTCTGAGCCGCAGAACGGTCATGATAGGCGCTGCAGGGTTGACGTTCGGCTTCGTCGGCCATAATCGGTCGCCAAGCATCGTATCCTTAGCATCCGCAGCTTCTCCGGTTGAAATGAACCCCTGGGTGACAATTGCTCAAGACGGGATGATCTCGATCATGTCGCCGTCAGCCGAGATGGGTCAGGGTTCGAAGACCTCGCTTCCGCTCATCTTGGCGGAGGAGCTCGACGCGGACTGGAAGGACGTTCGAATCGTCGCCGCACCGCCAAGCGATGTGCTCTACGGCAACCCCGGCTTCCTCGGGATGATGTATACCGCCGGCAGCACCGCCGTCGCTGGATACTATACGCAGCTTCGCCAATTTGGCGCGCAGGTCCGCCGGGTGCTTCTCGACAATGTGGCCCAACGATGGAATGTGCCCGTCCATGAATTGACGACGGGCCCGAGCGTCGTGATCCATCAGAAGACCGGCCGCAGCCTTTCTTATGGAGACGTCGCCAAGTTCGCCGTCGTTCCTTCCGCCGCGCCCAAGATCATTCCGGATGATCTGAAGCAACCTGATCGGTTTCGCCTGATTGGCAAGGATGTGATGAGATTCGAGCTGCCATCGAAAATCGATGGATCAGCGCGGTACAGCATCGACGTGCAGGTTGCCGGGATGTTGTATGGCACACTGCTGTGCCCCGCGTTGCCTGATAGCCGACCAGAGACCATTAAAGACACAGCGGCACGTGGGATTCCAGGTGTCATCGGCGTTTACAATTTGCCGATCGGTGTAGGCGTGGTCGCCGAAACATCATGGGCAGCATTCGCGGCCAAGGATGTTCTAGAGGTCACTTGGACAAAATCCGCAAGAGCACCTTCTTTCGATAGCGAGGCAGCGCTGAACAATTATGCGGCCGTCGCTCGAGGCGACGTTGTGCAAAAAGCGACCCTTTGGGACACGGTTGGTGAGGGTGCAGACGGCATAAAGGCAGCAGCGACCGTCCTCAAAGGCGAATTCCGCTGCGACTACGCCTACCATGCCCAGATGGAGCCCCTAAACGCGGTCGCGGCTGTCTCGGCTGACGGGAAAAGCGTCGAGATATGGTGCGGAACACAAAGCCAGACGATGGCGGTCACGACCGCAGCGACAGCGCTCGGGATCGAGAAGGAGAACGTCAAATTTAACGAAACGCTGTTAGGAGGAGGATTCGGCCGTCGAGGTCCACGAGACCAAGATTTTCTCCTAGGTGCTTTGTTTCTATCAAAGCAGGTCAAGCGGCCGGTAAAGGTGCTCTGGACCCGGGAGGACGACATAAGAAACGGACGGTTTCGTCCGATGTCTGCACACCATATCGAGGCAGGCTTTGACGCGTCCAGCAAGCTAATGTCGTGGCATCACCGGGTTGCCACGGACAACGTCGGCGTTTTCCAGGATCCGGTCCGCTACTTTGGTCCCTGGAAGGAACGGGACATCATTTCGTTGTCGGGTACGGAGCTCCCAACCTATGCAATTCGGAACCGCCTGGCCGAACATTTCGCAATGCATAGTGGTGTCCGCGTTTCCGCTCTGCGCGGCATTGGTTTCACAGCGAACAAATTTGCGACGGAAGCCTTTATCGACGAAGCAGCAAGGAAGCATGCCGTCGATCCATTGGAATTCCGGCGCGAGCTGACGAAAGATGCTCCGCGTGCGCGCGCGGTCATCGAGACCGTCGGAAAAATGTCCGGATGGGGACAGAAGCGTAGCAACAACGCGCTGGGGATTGCATATATCGACTATGCCGGAACGCAAATCGCGGGTGTCGGGGAAGTCTCGCTGGATCGCGCAACAGGCGTGATCAAGCTCATGAAGTTCTGGGTCGCAATCGATCCCGGTGTCGCTGTTCAGCCCAACAACATTGTCGCACAGATTGAAGGAAGCGTGATCTACGGCATGGGTCTGGCACTGTCGGAACGCATTACGATCAAGGACGGAGAAATCGAGCAATCCAATTTCTACGACTATACCGTGATGCGTATGCGCGATATGCCTGACATACAGATCAAGATATTGTCGACACAAAACAAGCCTACGGGTGTCGGTCAGATGGCAACTCCATTGGTAGCACCAGCGATCAGCAACGCGATTGCTGAACTGACCGGCGTCCGCCTTCGACACACGCCGATGCTTCCTGAACGTGTCTTGGCGTCCCTGAAGGGTAATGATGGTAACTAG
- a CDS encoding dioxygenase — protein sequence MIIDSESQVSDAVIEAMAKSPSARLTQIMNSLVRHAHAFAREVNLSEEEFDVGIDFLNRIGKATNDSHNEGILFSDAIGFSTLVCLLNNGKNGATETAAALLGPFWRMNSPRTANGDSIVRSHTPGPVLFANCRIIDTNGSPLAGVEVDVWQASPVGLYENQDSGQADMNLRGKFVTDRDGRFWFRSVKPAGYPVPTDGPVGDLLRAQSRHPFRPAHLHFLAFKQGFKTLVTQVFVDDDERLTTDVVFGVTSHLVGHYRHHNEAAPTADVTGAWYSLEYDFVMEAGEAKLPTPPIK from the coding sequence ATGATCATAGACAGCGAGTCACAGGTCTCGGACGCAGTTATCGAAGCAATGGCAAAGTCGCCGAGCGCGCGGCTGACTCAGATCATGAATTCGCTCGTGAGACATGCTCACGCATTTGCGCGCGAAGTGAATCTGTCGGAGGAGGAATTCGACGTCGGCATCGATTTCCTCAACCGTATCGGGAAAGCGACAAACGATTCCCACAACGAAGGAATTCTGTTTTCAGACGCGATCGGGTTCTCGACCCTGGTTTGCCTGCTCAACAATGGAAAAAACGGCGCGACGGAAACCGCGGCAGCCCTTCTGGGTCCATTCTGGCGGATGAACTCCCCTCGGACCGCCAACGGCGATTCAATCGTGCGATCACACACTCCCGGCCCGGTCCTCTTCGCGAACTGCCGGATAATAGATACGAACGGCAGTCCCTTGGCTGGCGTGGAAGTAGACGTCTGGCAAGCCTCACCCGTCGGTTTGTATGAGAATCAGGACAGCGGCCAGGCGGATATGAACCTCCGTGGTAAGTTCGTTACCGATCGCGATGGCCGTTTCTGGTTTCGTTCCGTCAAGCCTGCAGGATACCCCGTCCCGACCGACGGCCCCGTCGGCGATCTGCTACGTGCCCAATCTCGGCATCCCTTCCGTCCTGCTCATCTCCATTTTTTGGCATTCAAGCAGGGTTTCAAAACCTTGGTCACGCAGGTTTTTGTCGATGATGACGAACGACTCACGACGGACGTCGTGTTCGGAGTCACGTCTCATCTCGTCGGGCACTACAGACACCACAATGAAGCGGCCCCGACGGCCGACGTGACGGGAGCCTGGTATTCGCTTGAATACGACTTCGTCATGGAAGCCGGCGAGGCCAAGCTGCCGACTCCGCCCATCAAGTAG
- a CDS encoding zinc-binding alcohol dehydrogenase family protein: MTDIDSDDCSKGRSVALSGRAIRISAAATSAEDLALNMETRQVVAGSQDCVVEVRAAGVNMSDVKAAMGHMPYAVWPRTPGRDYAGVVVEGPSAVVGKEVWGSSGELGIKKDGSLTQYLVLSASEISEKPSSISLDEAGAIGVPFVTAFEGLRRAGGVKASDVVLVLGGNGKVGQAVIQLATMNGARVFAVERGREAYMGHATRPFDMIDASAQGIADYVRAATDGHGADIVFNTVGSPYFEQACASMATEARQIFISTLDRNVPFDIFRFFRGRHSFLGVDSLALSGEQGAEILNQLRPGFESGKLRPFPVHERAVFAFDKAKEAFKATWEGSRDRVVVRP, translated from the coding sequence ATGACCGACATTGATTCTGATGATTGCTCCAAGGGTCGCTCTGTAGCGCTTTCGGGAAGAGCGATTCGGATCTCCGCTGCCGCTACCAGTGCAGAAGATCTCGCTCTCAATATGGAAACGCGTCAGGTGGTGGCGGGCAGCCAGGACTGCGTCGTCGAGGTCAGGGCGGCAGGGGTAAACATGAGCGATGTAAAGGCCGCGATGGGGCATATGCCCTATGCGGTATGGCCGCGTACGCCAGGACGGGATTATGCCGGCGTCGTCGTCGAGGGTCCGTCGGCCGTCGTAGGCAAGGAAGTCTGGGGGAGTAGCGGTGAGCTTGGCATCAAGAAGGATGGCTCGCTGACGCAGTATTTGGTGCTATCCGCCTCGGAGATTTCCGAAAAGCCGAGCAGTATCTCGCTCGACGAGGCGGGTGCTATCGGCGTGCCGTTCGTCACCGCTTTCGAGGGGTTGCGTCGCGCCGGCGGCGTGAAGGCAAGTGACGTGGTCTTAGTATTGGGCGGCAACGGCAAGGTGGGCCAGGCCGTTATCCAGCTCGCGACGATGAACGGTGCTCGCGTATTCGCGGTGGAGCGCGGAAGAGAGGCCTACATGGGTCACGCGACGAGGCCGTTCGATATGATCGATGCATCCGCTCAAGGTATCGCGGACTACGTGCGTGCGGCTACGGATGGTCACGGCGCCGACATCGTCTTCAACACCGTCGGCAGCCCCTATTTCGAGCAGGCGTGCGCGTCGATGGCGACAGAAGCTCGCCAAATCTTCATTTCGACGCTGGATCGCAACGTGCCGTTCGACATCTTTAGATTCTTCCGTGGCAGGCACTCGTTCCTGGGCGTCGACAGTCTTGCTCTTTCCGGCGAGCAGGGTGCGGAGATATTGAATCAGCTGCGCCCCGGCTTCGAAAGCGGGAAGTTGAGGCCGTTCCCCGTCCACGAGCGGGCGGTATTCGCGTTCGATAAGGCCAAGGAAGCCTTCAAGGCGACGTGGGAAGGTTCGCGGGATCGCGTCGTGGTTCGGCCCTGA
- a CDS encoding YciI family protein — protein sequence MHWVVYALDHEHGEERRNRTYDAHRSYLASPLPVRIVISGPLLAENGSTRIGSLFIVEASERAAVLAFNAADPFQTKGVWRQVQIHPFDKRVDNRASADGSKTA from the coding sequence ATGCATTGGGTTGTATACGCCCTCGATCACGAACACGGAGAAGAGCGCCGAAACCGCACATACGACGCGCATCGTTCCTATCTCGCAAGTCCGCTCCCTGTCAGGATCGTAATATCCGGTCCTCTCCTTGCAGAGAATGGATCAACGAGGATCGGCAGCCTTTTCATCGTTGAGGCGTCCGAACGGGCGGCGGTTCTCGCTTTCAACGCAGCGGACCCGTTTCAGACGAAGGGCGTCTGGCGACAGGTCCAGATCCATCCTTTCGACAAGCGTGTCGACAATCGCGCAAGCGCCGACGGCTCCAAGACCGCCTGA
- a CDS encoding glutathione S-transferase family protein: MLELYNAMQSTCSQKVRITLAEKGMDFVEHRLKLFKQDQLKPEYLKLNPNGVVPTLVHDGVPVIDSSVIMEYLDEVFPETSLTPQNPQQRAEMRAWMRFFEEVPTTAVRYPSYNAAFVRHFSEMSEAEFTGVATSKPLRDKFLGEMDKDKGFSDEKIKQAENSIRKTVLRMEAKLKDQPYLLGEGISLADICILPPLIRMEDLGYSNLWSDLPGFRAWLERMKARPSFKKAFYHGSLLSEQYPDIRDMQKRSA, from the coding sequence ATGCTCGAACTTTACAATGCCATGCAGTCGACCTGCAGCCAGAAAGTGCGAATTACCCTCGCGGAAAAGGGAATGGATTTCGTCGAGCATCGCCTTAAATTGTTCAAGCAAGATCAATTGAAGCCCGAGTACCTCAAACTCAATCCCAACGGTGTCGTCCCGACGCTCGTCCACGATGGCGTCCCGGTGATCGATTCTTCCGTCATCATGGAATATCTCGACGAGGTATTCCCGGAGACATCCTTGACGCCGCAGAACCCGCAGCAGCGGGCCGAGATGCGGGCCTGGATGCGTTTCTTCGAGGAAGTGCCGACGACGGCCGTCCGGTATCCCTCCTATAACGCCGCTTTCGTCCGTCATTTTTCCGAGATGAGCGAAGCCGAATTCACGGGTGTGGCTACTTCGAAGCCGTTGCGCGATAAATTCCTCGGCGAAATGGATAAAGATAAAGGCTTCTCGGACGAGAAGATCAAGCAGGCCGAGAACAGCATTCGGAAGACCGTGCTCCGGATGGAGGCGAAGCTGAAGGACCAGCCTTATCTCCTCGGAGAAGGCATTTCGCTCGCCGATATCTGCATTCTTCCTCCGCTGATCCGAATGGAAGATCTGGGCTATTCGAATCTCTGGAGCGATCTGCCGGGCTTCCGGGCTTGGTTGGAGCGCATGAAGGCGCGGCCGTCGTTCAAGAAGGCGTTTTACCACGGCTCTTTGCTTTCGGAGCAGTATCCCGACATTCGGGATATGCAGAAGCGTTCGGCTTAA
- a CDS encoding transposase, which yields MDTVHTAITEPVRRLEVFTGAGRRRKWSDEDKAQIVAEIVASGDSVCSVARRHGLSPQQLFGWRRQLREAAGGHSEAEEVQFVPAVVDAVMPAPAVDRERKALRCKAKADSGIIEIEVDGITIRAGRGADPTMIASIVQALKANR from the coding sequence ATGGACACAGTGCATACTGCTATCACGGAGCCAGTGCGGCGGCTTGAGGTCTTCACCGGAGCCGGTCGTCGACGGAAGTGGAGCGACGAGGACAAAGCGCAGATTGTTGCTGAGATCGTTGCGAGCGGCGACTCGGTCTGTTCGGTAGCACGACGGCATGGATTGTCGCCGCAGCAGTTGTTTGGCTGGCGACGTCAGTTGCGAGAAGCAGCGGGCGGTCATTCCGAAGCGGAAGAAGTACAGTTTGTGCCAGCGGTGGTGGATGCCGTGATGCCCGCGCCTGCTGTTGACCGGGAGCGCAAAGCGCTGCGCTGCAAGGCCAAGGCGGATTCCGGGATCATCGAGATCGAAGTTGACGGCATTACGATCCGGGCCGGTCGTGGTGCGGATCCGACGATGATTGCGTCGATCGTCCAGGCGCTGAAGGCGAACCGGTGA
- the tnpB gene encoding IS66 family insertion sequence element accessory protein TnpB (TnpB, as the term is used for proteins encoded by IS66 family insertion elements, is considered an accessory protein, since TnpC, encoded by a neighboring gene, is a DDE family transposase.) yields MIGPSGAVRVMVATKPVDFRKGMEGLATLVRENMRADPFSGAVYVFRAKRADRIKLVFWDGTGLCLFAKRLEDGIFRWPKIEDGVMRLSAAQLSALLEGLDWRLVHEARETPAPKQAG; encoded by the coding sequence GTGATCGGTCCGTCGGGTGCGGTCCGGGTGATGGTGGCGACCAAACCGGTAGACTTCCGCAAGGGCATGGAGGGGCTTGCGACCCTGGTGCGTGAGAACATGCGGGCAGATCCATTCTCGGGAGCTGTCTATGTGTTCCGGGCCAAGCGGGCGGACCGGATCAAGCTGGTGTTCTGGGACGGAACGGGTTTGTGTCTGTTCGCCAAGAGGCTCGAAGATGGGATCTTCCGCTGGCCGAAGATCGAGGACGGTGTGATGCGTCTGTCGGCGGCGCAATTGTCGGCGCTGCTGGAAGGCCTCGACTGGCGGCTTGTGCATGAGGCACGGGAGACGCCGGCGCCAAAGCAAGCTGGATAG
- a CDS encoding (2Fe-2S)-binding protein: protein MAITFNVNGSPVKVEAPAETPLLWILREYLKLPGTRFGCGAGLCGACMVHVDGDRAFSCQTSVSAVSGRSVTTIEGLSKDSTHPVQQAWLAEQVPQCGYCQSGHIMSAAALLAHNAKPSRDEIVEYMSVHICRCGTYPRILSAIQRASQEG, encoded by the coding sequence ATGGCTATCACGTTCAATGTAAATGGCTCGCCCGTGAAGGTGGAGGCCCCGGCAGAAACGCCTCTGCTATGGATACTTAGGGAATATTTGAAGCTTCCCGGAACCCGATTCGGCTGCGGCGCGGGCCTGTGCGGAGCATGCATGGTCCATGTCGATGGCGATCGCGCATTCTCGTGCCAGACCTCGGTATCAGCGGTTAGCGGCCGCTCCGTTACCACCATCGAGGGTCTTTCCAAGGACTCCACCCATCCCGTGCAGCAAGCGTGGTTGGCCGAGCAGGTCCCACAATGCGGATACTGTCAGTCAGGCCATATCATGAGCGCAGCAGCATTGTTGGCGCACAACGCGAAGCCGTCGCGCGACGAAATCGTTGAATACATGAGCGTTCATATTTGTCGATGCGGCACGTATCCCAGAATTTTGAGCGCTATTCAGCGCGCTTCGCAGGAGGGATGA
- a CDS encoding LacI family DNA-binding transcriptional regulator yields the protein MNPETQHLIGPDVVERVREVARKLDYRVNAFASSLRTKRSNAIGVLIPDLLNPVFPPIIVGIQETISQEGYEITIASDGNDLARHAAVIEGMLSRQVDGIILATALLKDPALTRLIDRNVAAVMVNRRDDKGRASSVVTDDECGIALAVEHLVSLGHRDICHIAGPQNLSTGVARLRGFVGAMKANGLSLDESRVAVAESFVREAGSRAASQLLSHKKRPTALVAANDLLALGCYDALRTNGLRCPTDISITGYNDMPFVDLVSPPLTSIRIQHHQIGTEAARLLLRKLSEPHAPVIDVVLRPALVIRESTSPPRSAPRKRRT from the coding sequence TTGAACCCCGAAACGCAGCACCTCATCGGACCTGATGTTGTGGAACGCGTTCGGGAAGTTGCCCGCAAGCTCGATTACCGTGTGAACGCGTTTGCGTCGAGCCTACGCACAAAGCGCTCGAATGCCATTGGGGTCTTGATACCGGACCTTCTGAACCCGGTCTTTCCGCCGATCATCGTCGGTATACAAGAGACGATCAGCCAGGAAGGTTACGAGATTACAATCGCGAGCGACGGCAACGACTTGGCCCGACACGCCGCAGTGATCGAGGGGATGCTGTCCAGGCAAGTGGACGGGATCATATTGGCGACAGCACTATTAAAAGACCCGGCGTTGACGCGACTGATTGATCGCAACGTCGCCGCGGTCATGGTCAACAGACGCGATGACAAGGGCCGCGCGTCGTCGGTGGTAACCGACGATGAGTGCGGAATTGCTCTAGCTGTAGAGCATCTTGTCTCGCTAGGCCACCGCGATATCTGCCATATCGCGGGCCCGCAAAATCTCTCAACGGGCGTGGCCCGACTGCGTGGATTTGTCGGCGCGATGAAGGCGAACGGTCTAAGCCTCGACGAATCGCGAGTTGCGGTTGCCGAGTCGTTCGTGCGGGAGGCCGGCAGCCGCGCCGCATCCCAACTCTTGTCTCATAAGAAGAGGCCGACGGCATTGGTCGCCGCCAACGACCTGTTGGCACTTGGCTGCTACGATGCCCTGAGGACGAACGGACTTCGCTGCCCGACTGATATATCCATCACGGGCTACAACGACATGCCGTTCGTCGACTTGGTGTCGCCTCCGTTGACGAGCATTCGGATTCAGCACCACCAGATAGGAACCGAAGCGGCTAGATTGCTGTTGCGCAAGCTCTCGGAACCCCATGCCCCGGTCATCGATGTCGTTCTGCGCCCGGCATTGGTCATTCGCGAATCGACCTCGCCTCCCCGATCCGCGCCGCGCAAAAGGCGCACGTAA